Proteins from a genomic interval of Mycobacterium conspicuum:
- a CDS encoding helix-turn-helix domain-containing protein translates to MTAQLLYRPRPPLADHIEYFGYWRGDPAAGAHTSRALPRGAVTAIIDVDGCTDLGFCAADGRTRLAVPPAFVVGAGVASYIIRIVPIHSVMTIHFRPAGALAFLGCPLGDLEDAVVGLDDLWGSSAERLRERLIAVGSARGRVALLEAFLLERMRPGIWPQPRVASALRSAELDPSMRVSKAQALSGLSAKRFNALFRCEVGLTPKAYLRVRRLQAVLRALNTRAGGASIAGIAADLGYFDQAHLVREFRSFAAITPTQYAQRRSAMPGHVELGPKYPSQAGAGRR, encoded by the coding sequence ATGACTGCTCAGCTGTTGTATCGGCCGCGCCCGCCGCTCGCCGATCACATCGAGTATTTCGGCTACTGGCGGGGCGATCCTGCGGCCGGCGCACACACGAGTCGCGCGCTGCCGCGAGGCGCGGTGACGGCGATCATCGATGTCGACGGTTGCACCGATCTCGGTTTCTGTGCCGCCGACGGCCGCACGCGGCTGGCGGTTCCGCCGGCGTTTGTCGTCGGCGCCGGCGTGGCCTCCTACATCATCCGTATCGTCCCCATCCACAGCGTCATGACGATCCACTTCCGGCCCGCGGGGGCGCTGGCGTTCCTCGGGTGTCCGCTGGGTGACCTGGAGGATGCGGTCGTCGGCCTGGACGATCTGTGGGGTTCGAGCGCAGAACGGCTGCGCGAGCGGCTGATTGCGGTCGGCTCGGCGAGAGGACGCGTGGCGTTGCTGGAGGCGTTCCTGCTCGAGCGGATGCGCCCCGGGATTTGGCCGCAACCGCGCGTGGCGTCGGCCTTGCGATCCGCGGAACTCGACCCATCGATGCGGGTCTCGAAAGCTCAAGCCCTGAGCGGTCTTTCGGCCAAGCGCTTCAACGCACTGTTCCGGTGCGAGGTCGGGCTGACTCCGAAGGCCTATCTTCGGGTGCGCCGCCTGCAGGCGGTACTGCGTGCACTTAACACGCGCGCGGGGGGTGCTTCGATCGCCGGGATCGCGGCCGACCTCGGCTATTTCGATCAGGCTCACTTGGTGCGCGAGTTCCGGTCGTTCGCGGCCATCACGCCGACGCAGTACGCGCAACGACGCTCGGCGATGCCCGGTCACGTCGAACTCGGACCAAAATATCCAAGCCAGGCCGGCGCGGGGCGCCGATGA
- a CDS encoding acyl-CoA carboxylase subunit beta, with amino-acid sequence MSTKTTAALLAELREKLELAKEPGGEAAVAKREKKGIPSARARVHALVDPGTFLETGALARTPGDPNALYGDGVVTGHALIDGRPVGVFSHDQTVFQGTVGEMFGRKVARLMEWCAMVGCPIIGIQDSGGARIQDAVTSLAWYAELGRRHELLSGIVPQISLIFGKCAGGAVYSPIQDDLLVAVRDQGYFFVTGPDVIQEVTGEEVSLDELGGADAQARYGNIHQVVDSEAEAFQYVRDFLSFLPSNVFDTPPVVNPGLEPEITPTDLELDSIVPDSDNMAYDMHEILLRIFDDGDFLDVAAHGGQAIITGFARVDGRPVGVIANQPMFLSGSIDNEASDKATRFIRFCDMFEIPLVFVVDTPGFLPGAAQEKNGIIKRGGRFLSAVVEADVPKVTITIRKSYGGAYAVMGSRQLTADFNFAWPTARIAVIGAEGAAQLLMKRFPDPTTPEAQAIKKDFIEGYNLNMAIPWIAAERGFIDAVIDPHQTRLLLRRSLHLLRDKQLWYRVGRKHSLLPI; translated from the coding sequence TTGAGCACCAAGACCACCGCCGCGCTGCTGGCTGAGCTACGCGAAAAGCTGGAGTTGGCCAAGGAGCCCGGCGGTGAGGCGGCCGTGGCCAAGCGCGAAAAGAAGGGCATCCCGAGCGCCCGCGCGCGCGTGCATGCCCTGGTCGATCCGGGGACCTTCCTGGAGACCGGCGCGCTGGCCCGCACCCCCGGCGATCCCAACGCGCTGTACGGCGACGGCGTCGTCACCGGGCACGCGCTGATCGACGGCCGGCCGGTCGGGGTGTTCTCGCACGACCAAACGGTGTTTCAGGGCACGGTCGGCGAGATGTTCGGCCGCAAGGTGGCCCGGCTGATGGAGTGGTGCGCGATGGTCGGCTGCCCGATCATCGGCATCCAGGACTCGGGGGGCGCCCGCATCCAGGACGCGGTCACGTCGTTGGCGTGGTATGCCGAGCTGGGCCGCCGCCACGAGTTGTTGTCCGGGATCGTGCCGCAGATTTCCCTGATCTTCGGCAAATGCGCTGGGGGAGCGGTCTATTCGCCGATTCAGGACGATCTTTTGGTCGCGGTGCGCGACCAGGGCTACTTCTTTGTCACCGGGCCCGACGTGATCCAGGAGGTCACCGGCGAAGAGGTCAGCCTCGACGAGCTCGGCGGCGCCGACGCCCAGGCCCGCTACGGCAATATCCACCAGGTGGTGGATTCGGAGGCCGAGGCGTTCCAGTACGTGCGGGACTTCCTGTCGTTCCTGCCGTCCAACGTCTTCGACACACCGCCGGTCGTCAATCCGGGCCTGGAGCCGGAAATCACGCCGACCGACCTGGAACTCGACTCGATCGTGCCGGATTCGGACAACATGGCCTACGACATGCACGAGATCCTGCTGCGCATCTTCGACGACGGCGACTTCCTCGATGTCGCCGCGCACGGCGGGCAGGCGATCATCACCGGGTTCGCCCGGGTCGACGGCCGTCCGGTCGGGGTGATCGCCAACCAGCCGATGTTCCTGTCCGGTTCGATCGACAACGAAGCCTCCGACAAGGCGACCCGCTTCATCCGGTTCTGCGACATGTTCGAGATCCCGCTGGTGTTCGTCGTCGACACGCCCGGGTTCCTGCCCGGTGCCGCGCAGGAGAAGAACGGCATCATCAAGCGCGGCGGCCGGTTCCTGTCCGCGGTGGTGGAAGCCGATGTGCCAAAGGTGACGATCACGATCCGCAAGTCCTACGGCGGCGCCTACGCCGTAATGGGGTCGCGGCAGCTGACCGCCGACTTCAACTTCGCCTGGCCGACCGCGCGGATCGCGGTGATCGGCGCCGAGGGCGCCGCGCAGTTGCTGATGAAGCGCTTCCCGGACCCGACGACGCCCGAGGCGCAGGCGATCAAGAAGGACTTCATCGAGGGCTACAACCTCAACATGGCGATCCCGTGGATCGCCGCCGAACGCGGGTTCATCGACGCGGTCATTGACCCGCACCAAACCCGGCTGCTACTGCGCCGGTCGCTACATCTGTTGCGGGACAAGCAATTGTGGTACCGCGTCGGGCGCAAGCACAGCCTGCTGCCGATCTAG
- a CDS encoding SGNH/GDSL hydrolase family protein, translating to MGSKRLAVASLIGALAAACAGPPSGSPAAPGRAGSTQRLSYVAVGDSFAAAPGVPDPAPPAGCRKSTNGYPSILARELKVISFVNVTCSGAKTEDITVRAQQTTDGPVARQIDSVDASVDLITVTIGANDVGLPSDAKGCEAESAESEPCTNKFVVDNVDRISQVSNAQLPAWGALIDQLRAAAPHARIVFVGYGTFVRPGGCFPAQPVLSRDADYLQSKLSELDDLQRQLADEKGIDYFDTRLLARGHDICAAPNERFIEGYMTAGSTEPLHPNAFGEMAVGKALADYLRSPRAAFN from the coding sequence ATGGGTTCGAAGCGTCTGGCGGTCGCCTCCCTGATCGGTGCGCTGGCGGCTGCGTGCGCCGGCCCGCCATCAGGGAGCCCCGCGGCGCCCGGGCGCGCCGGTTCGACACAGCGGCTCAGCTACGTCGCCGTCGGCGACTCCTTCGCCGCAGCGCCGGGCGTACCCGATCCGGCGCCGCCCGCCGGGTGTCGCAAGTCGACGAACGGCTACCCGTCGATACTGGCGCGAGAACTCAAGGTGATCAGCTTCGTCAACGTCACGTGCAGCGGCGCGAAGACGGAAGACATCACCGTCCGCGCGCAGCAGACAACGGACGGTCCGGTTGCCCGCCAGATCGATTCGGTCGACGCGAGCGTGGACCTGATCACCGTCACCATCGGGGCCAACGACGTCGGGCTGCCCTCCGACGCCAAGGGCTGCGAGGCCGAATCGGCCGAATCAGAACCGTGTACGAACAAATTCGTCGTCGACAACGTCGACCGCATTTCGCAGGTAAGTAACGCGCAATTGCCGGCGTGGGGCGCGCTCATCGACCAACTGCGCGCCGCCGCGCCGCACGCGCGAATCGTCTTCGTCGGCTATGGCACGTTTGTGCGGCCCGGTGGATGCTTTCCGGCGCAGCCGGTGCTATCGCGCGACGCCGACTATTTGCAATCCAAACTCAGTGAACTCGATGACCTACAGCGGCAACTCGCCGACGAGAAGGGAATCGACTATTTCGACACCCGTCTATTAGCGCGGGGCCACGACATCTGCGCCGCCCCCAACGAGCGGTTTATCGAAGGCTATATGACGGCCGGTTCCACGGAACCCTTGCATCCCAACGCTTTTGGCGAGATGGCGGTGGGGAAGGCGCTCGCCGACTATCTGAGAAGTCCGCGCGCCGCATTTAATTGA
- a CDS encoding SAM-dependent methyltransferase, with protein MDRNHVAVADTGLLVAAMRAHETTREDRLFSDPFAQRLAGDRGRELFAAGLAASGEQSTMQIVVRTRFWDEALLQAAQEVRQIVILAAGMDARAYRLPWPDGTVVYELDQPHVLSAKADLLAGEHPLCQRVPVGVDLADDWLAAIRAAGLDPALPSVWLIEGLLQYLDEGAVGTLFERVDALSAPGSVLLYDVVGKTLLESEFMAPLLKSMADNGAPWLFGTDDPGRLSQRLGWSATVTDIAEPGNRYNRWYAPSVPMDVPGVPRGYFVEATK; from the coding sequence ATGGACAGGAATCACGTAGCGGTCGCGGACACCGGCCTGCTGGTTGCGGCGATGCGCGCCCACGAAACCACCCGCGAAGACCGGCTTTTCTCGGATCCCTTCGCGCAGCGGCTGGCGGGCGACCGCGGGCGGGAGTTGTTCGCGGCGGGCCTGGCCGCCAGCGGTGAACAATCCACCATGCAGATCGTCGTGCGCACCCGATTCTGGGACGAGGCGCTCCTGCAAGCGGCGCAGGAAGTTCGCCAGATCGTCATCCTCGCGGCGGGCATGGACGCGCGTGCCTATCGGCTGCCCTGGCCCGACGGCACCGTCGTCTACGAACTGGATCAGCCGCACGTGCTGTCGGCCAAGGCCGATCTCCTCGCTGGCGAGCACCCTCTTTGCCAACGTGTCCCGGTGGGTGTCGATCTGGCCGACGACTGGCTGGCCGCCATTCGAGCTGCCGGTCTGGATCCGGCCCTGCCGTCGGTTTGGCTGATCGAAGGGCTGTTGCAATACCTGGACGAGGGCGCGGTGGGGACATTGTTCGAGCGTGTCGACGCGCTGTCGGCGCCCGGCTCGGTCCTGCTGTACGACGTCGTCGGCAAGACGCTGCTCGAGTCGGAGTTCATGGCGCCGCTGCTGAAGTCTATGGCCGACAACGGTGCCCCGTGGCTGTTCGGCACCGACGATCCGGGGCGGTTGTCCCAACGCCTGGGCTGGTCGGCGACGGTCACCGACATCGCGGAACCGGGCAATCGCTACAACCGCTGGTATGCGCCGTCGGTGCCGATGGACGTACCCGGCGTGCCGCGAGGCTATTTCGTCGAGGCGACCAAGTAG
- a CDS encoding acyl-CoA dehydrogenase family protein gives MSEYESEAVDRLPFSTPEKSQRYRTDNYRGAVGLNWYLTDPTLRSTMAYYLKPDELAVVEPQLISIGALMGGPVAQWADETDRNPPRLERYDRWGHDISRVVMPSSFTESKRAVLDAQKTLRAEARAANMSSSLAMFASNYLLNQADIGMGCALGTGGGMVQSLVAAYAPADVKEHVLGKFESGEWAGETAQLLTERTGGSDLGALETTATRAGDAWLLNGFKWFASNCAGEAFVVLAKPEGAPDSTRGVANFLVLRTRRDGSRNGVRVRRLKDKLGTRSVASGEVEFVDAEAFLLSGEPTGDAGGADGKGLGRMMELTNAARLGIALFGLANARRALVESLCYAHQRRAFGGPLIDKPLMRRKLAEMIVDVEAALALVFDGTGATNHRQPRGLRQRIAVPVTKLRVCRLGITAASDAIEIHGGNGYIETWPVARLLRDAQVNTIWEGPDNILCLDVRRGIEQTRAHETLLARMRDAVSVSGDDATTRLVAGRIEDLDAAITAWMKLDRDLAEARLFPLAQFMGDVYAGALLTEQAAWERETQGSERKSLVARLHALRYLADRAPLRGIDNDTDEALERFDELVDGAFTAEA, from the coding sequence ATGAGTGAGTACGAGTCCGAGGCCGTCGACCGGTTGCCGTTTTCGACCCCGGAGAAGTCGCAGCGCTACCGCACCGACAATTACCGCGGGGCCGTCGGCCTGAATTGGTACCTCACCGATCCGACGCTGCGTTCCACGATGGCGTATTACCTCAAGCCCGACGAGCTGGCCGTCGTCGAGCCCCAATTGATCAGCATCGGTGCGCTGATGGGTGGCCCGGTCGCGCAGTGGGCCGACGAGACCGACCGCAACCCGCCGCGGCTGGAACGCTACGACCGGTGGGGGCACGACATCAGCCGGGTCGTCATGCCGTCGTCGTTCACCGAGTCGAAGCGCGCGGTGCTGGACGCGCAGAAGACCCTGCGCGCCGAGGCGCGGGCGGCCAACATGAGTTCCTCGCTGGCGATGTTCGCGTCCAACTATCTGCTCAACCAGGCCGACATCGGGATGGGCTGTGCGCTCGGCACCGGCGGCGGCATGGTGCAGTCGCTGGTCGCCGCCTACGCGCCCGCCGACGTCAAGGAGCATGTGCTGGGCAAGTTCGAATCCGGTGAATGGGCGGGCGAGACGGCGCAGCTGCTGACCGAGCGCACCGGCGGTTCCGACCTGGGAGCATTGGAGACAACGGCGACCCGGGCCGGGGATGCGTGGTTACTCAACGGCTTCAAGTGGTTTGCGTCCAACTGCGCCGGGGAGGCGTTCGTCGTGCTGGCCAAACCCGAGGGTGCTCCCGACTCGACGCGCGGCGTCGCGAACTTCCTGGTGCTGCGCACCCGACGGGACGGTTCCCGCAACGGCGTGCGCGTGCGGCGGCTGAAGGACAAGCTCGGCACCCGCTCGGTGGCCTCCGGTGAGGTCGAGTTCGTGGACGCCGAGGCGTTTCTGCTGTCCGGCGAGCCGACCGGGGACGCGGGCGGGGCCGACGGCAAGGGCCTGGGCCGGATGATGGAGCTGACCAACGCGGCCCGGCTGGGAATCGCCTTGTTCGGACTGGCCAACGCGCGCCGCGCCCTGGTCGAATCGCTGTGCTATGCCCACCAACGTCGCGCATTCGGCGGGCCGCTGATCGACAAGCCGTTGATGCGGCGCAAGCTGGCCGAGATGATCGTCGACGTCGAAGCCGCCCTGGCGTTGGTGTTCGACGGCACCGGGGCGACTAACCACCGCCAGCCGCGCGGCCTGCGCCAGCGCATCGCGGTGCCGGTCACCAAGCTCAGGGTGTGCCGGCTTGGGATCACCGCGGCGTCCGACGCCATCGAGATCCACGGCGGCAACGGGTACATCGAAACATGGCCGGTGGCAAGGCTTTTACGCGACGCGCAGGTGAATACGATCTGGGAGGGGCCCGACAACATCCTGTGCCTGGACGTGCGGCGCGGCATCGAGCAGACCCGCGCGCACGAGACGCTGTTGGCGCGCATGCGCGACGCGGTGTCGGTCTCCGGCGACGACGCGACCACCCGGCTGGTCGCCGGCCGCATCGAGGACCTGGACGCGGCGATCACCGCCTGGATGAAGCTGGACCGTGACCTTGCCGAGGCGCGGCTGTTCCCGCTGGCCCAATTCATGGGCGACGTCTACGCCGGGGCGCTGCTCACCGAGCAGGCGGCCTGGGAGCGGGAAACCCAAGGCAGCGAACGCAAGTCGCTCGTCGCCCGGCTGCACGCGCTGCGGTATCTCGCCGACCGCGCGCCGCTGCGCGGCATCGACAACGACACCGACGAGGCGCTGGAGCGCTTCGACGAGTTGGTCGACGGCGCGTTCACGGCCGAGGCGTGA